ATACCTTTTTACCAATACCCACGTATTACTTTTCCACATATAAAGAGAAATATTATCAAAATATTCATTGAAATCACAGGGATAATTATTAACATAATCCCATATTTCTTTAAATCTATCCTTTATTCTCTTAGATACTATAGTACAATGAAAAACTTTATTTTTTCCTTCATTGTGTTTGAATTTTACCCACGGTACCTTTTCTAATTCATCTATAAAACTATCGTGGACTTTTTTAGCTTGTGATGACATTTTTATATCCATATAAACTACATCTTCTCTAAATGCTCCGTAACCTTCAATTTTTATTGGTGACTTATAATTGCTTTTAGAAAATTTATTCAAAATATTTGTTATATCCTCAATTTTATTAGTTTCAAAAGGTGCTTTTATTGTAAAATGGGCCGGCAATTTAGTACGTTTTTTATTGAATTTATAACAGACATCATTAGTTAATTTCTCATGAAATTTTAATGCACCGCCACCTACAGTACACACTATGACATATCTCTCCATATATTATATATTCCTTTCAATGGATTTATCATTTTTATCTTTTTCCAAAAAATCCATAAGCAGCTGGATTCTTTCATTTTGCTTTTTTTGTAAGAATTCTGGTGTCCAATTATAAAAACCTTTTCCAGTCTTACTGCCTAAATTGCCACCGTCCACCTTACTTTTTAAAAGTTTAGAGGGTTCAGTATCGTTGCAAAGATCTTTAAATAGATAGGAAGATATATTATTAAATATATCAAGTCCTCCTAAATCTGCACTACATATAGGACCCGTAACTGGTAATCTTCTTCCATGGCCATATTCTATAGCCTTATCTACCTCTTCTGCCGTTGCAAATCCCTGTTCAACTATATATAATGCCTCTCTAAGCAATGCAAGCTGGAGACGATTACCTATAAAGCCAAGGCACTCTTTCCTCATTTTAACCCCTTTTTTGCCTATATGCTCAATCCAATCCATAGTTATATCCACGGTTTTTGAATCAGTATGTTTTCCCGGTACCACCTCTACCAATGGGATAAACTGTGGTGGATTCCAAAAATGAGCAATAACCACCCTCTCAGGATGCTTTGTATTTATTGCTATATCTGTGGGGCTGAGTCCTGAAGTATTAGAAGCCAAAATAACTTCAGGGGCACATATTTCATCTAGCTTAGAGAATACTTCTTGTTTAAGTTCTAAATCTTCAGCTATACATTCTATTACAAAATCAACGCCTTCTACCGCTTCTTCAATGGTTTTAACGCCCTTTATCCTTTTTAATATTTCTTTTGATATATTGGTTTTTATTTTTCCCTTTTCCTCAAGGTTCTTAAGACTAGTTTTTATACTTGTAAACCCTCTTTCCAAACTGGCATCAGTTCTCCCGAACATATTTACATTTAATCCGCTTTCCGCACAAAGCTGAACTATTCCATTTCCCATAGTACCAGTACCAAGTACAGCTACATTTTTTATATCCATAACATCCTCCTGAATTCTATATTTATAGATTATATTATAACCCATATTCCATATTTTTTAAAATTCAGGGCTTCCATTTTAATTTCCTGCATATATAAAAATATAATGTTCGGCAATAAACACCTTTACCAAACATTATATTTAATGCTTCCATGATGCTTCATCAGCACCTTATTTAATTAATCCCTTCTCTTTCAGGAAATCTTCTGCTATTACTTTAGGATCCTCACCATTATCTGCTCTATAATTCATTTCTCTCATATCCTCATCCGTAATTTTTCCTTCTAAGCTTAAGAGTATTGGTTTAATTTCAGGATACTTTTCTAATACATCTTCTCTCACCAAAGGAACTGCATAATAAGGAGGGAAAAAGTTTTTATCATCTTTTAGAAGTTTCAAATCAAATTTCTTAAGCAGTCCATCTGTAGAAAAAGCATCTGTTATCTGAGTTTCATCATTTTCAAGAGAAGAATATCTAAGTCCCCCATCTAGACCTTTTACAGTTTTAAAATTTAATCCATATAATTTTTGAAGTCCCGGGTATCCATCATCTCTGTTAGCAAACTCCATAGTACAGCCTAAATTTATACTATTACTTATTTTTGTCAAATCCGATATGGTATTTATATTATATTGATTTGACAATTCCTTTTTCATTGCCAGCACATAGGTATTATTAAATCCTAAGGGTTTAAGCCATTGCATACCATAGTTTTTCTTAAAATAATCTTCTACTATATCATAAACACGGTCTGCATCGCTTATAGATTCTCGTTTCATTATATTTACAAGTCCTGTACCTGTATATTCCACATATAAATCTATATTGCCGGACTTCATGGCACTAAAAACCACACTGCTGCCTCCCAAATTTAATTTTCTATCTACTTTATAATCCGTATTGTACTCTATTAAAGAAGAAACCATATTTCCAAGTACTATCTGTTCATTAAAGTTTTTTGAGCCAACTACTATGGTTTTTTTAGTTAATCCACTATACGTCATAAATGCAATAATACCCAATATCAATAAGGCCACCACTGTTAAAATAGGTTTTTTATTCTTTAATATTTTAGTAATATTTTTATTAGTTTTTTTCTTTGATTTTTTATGTGAAACTTTTATACCTTTAGGCGTTACTATATCTTCAATCTTTCCTATAATAAAATCAAAGAATATAGCTAGAAAACAAGCTGGAATTGCCCCTGCCAGAATCATGTTATTATTAACAGTCTGTACTCCTGAAAATACCAGATATCCCAGTCCTCCAGCTCCTACAAAAGCTGCAATAGTCATAAGTCCCACTGCAGTAACTGCCGATATTCTTATGCCAGACATTATAACTGGCATTGCGAGAGGCAGTCTAACCTTTATTAAAATCTGACTTTTAGTAAGTCCAAGTCCCTCTGCAGCTTCAATTATAGAACCATCTATGTTAGTAAGTCCTGTAAAGGTATTTTTTATAATTGGAAGTAGGGAGTATAAAACTACCATGGCAATTGCAGGTTTACTTCCTATCCCAAGCACCGGAATTAAAAAACCCAGTAAAGCCAGACTGGGTATAGATTGTATAACATTTGCAACTCCAATTACCCCGGTGGAAAGCTTCCTATTTCTTATTATAAACATTCCCAAGGGAATTCCTATGATCACAGATATTAAAACTGCGAACAGCGTTAGCTCTATATGTTCTATGAAAAGATTATATATTTGTAATTTTCTATCTATGACAAATTGAAAAAAATTATTTATAGTATTCACTAGATATCCACATCCTTATTAATAAACTGATTACTCATTACAGACAAAAGACTGCTTCTAGTAATAAGCCCTACTAAAGTTAATTTATCATCTATAACAGGAATATATCCCATTTTGTTATATTCCATTTTTTCTAAAGCGCTTACTATGGAATCTTCAAAACTAACTGTTATCACCTCTGTTTCCATAATATCCTTTAGCCTCTTATTTTTATCCATATTAAGTCTGATTTTTTTCAAAGTAACAAGTCCTATTAGATTATTATTCTCATTCACCACAAGCAAACTATCTACATGATTTGATTTCATTATTTCAAGTGCTTGTACTACCGTTCTTTCTCCGCTTGATTTTATTGGATTTTTTATCATTATATCCTTTGCCTTAATTAACTCCGGCTGATTCCAAATTCTGTTTTCTCCGATAAACTCCCGTACAAAATCATTAGCTGGATTTTTTAATATTTCTTCTGGGGTATCAAATTGCAGCACAGTACCCTTTCCCATAATACATATACGGTCAGCGAGTTTTAATGCTTCATCCATATCATGAGTTACAAAGACAATGGTCTTTTTAAAATTTTGTTGAATATTAAATATTTCATCTTGAAGTTGACCTCTTGTTATTGGATCCAATGCATTAAAAGGCTCGTCCATTAATATTATATCTGGATTCATGACCAGTGCTCTTACTATTCCAACTCTTTGCTGCTGTCCTCCACTTAATTCATTGGGATACTTGTTCATATAATCTTTAGGAGACATACCTACCAGAGTCAATAGCTCTTCCATCCTTTCCTGAATTTTTTTATTGTCCATTTTTTCAATATTAGGTATTAAAGATATATTCTCAGCCACAGTCATATGAGGAAAAAGGCCTGTCTGTTGTATTACATAACCTATATTTCTCCTAAGTTTGATAGTGTCCTCCTCTTCAATTTTATTTCTATTTATAAAAATTTCACCTGAACTTGGAGTTATCAATTTATTGATCATTTTTAAAGTAGTAGTTTTTCCACAACCACTTGGGCCGATAAAAGTTACTAATTCTCCCCTATCTACATTTAAACTTATATTATTAATAATAGATTTGTTGTTTATAGTTTTGCTTACATTTTTAAATTCTATCAACATAATCCCTCCTTTTAAAAATCAGTAACAACTTTAATTTATCATAAAGTTGTCACTTTGTAAAGATTTCCGCCATTTATCCAACAGTAATATAAGACTTATATAAGTAAATAATAGTAAAAAATTGTTAAAAACTATCCATATTTTAATATAATATAACAAATTTACTATAAACCTGAAGCTTATATGGTCTTAAAAAATCTTTTTGTAATTTATATTAAAATAAAAAAATTAAAGTTTTGAAATTTTAAAATAGTAATATCATATCTAATTATTTATCAAATCAAAAAATTTAAGTAAAAATACAAAATTAATTGTATTATGTATACTAATATAGATGAAAATAAAAGAACATAGACTTTTTTAAATAAAATCTATGTTCTCTAAATTATATATTTAAATTAACAAATAAATTTTTTAATTCTATAATAACTTGCTTCATCACCTATGGCTATAAAAACATCATCTTCTTCAAATACAGCATAGGGCCCTGGAGAAAGTATTAATTTGCCTCTTCTTCTTATACCTATTATAGTGGCAAAAGTATTTTGCCAAAACCTACATTCAGATATAGTCTTTCCAATAATATCGAATCCCTTATATATTTTAAACTCAAAAGGTATAAAAGAATTAGTGCTGGTAAATCTATTAGAATAATCTATAAGTTCATTAAGTACTCCTTCAATTTTTTTCTCTAATATATTCTTTTCATCCAATAAATCAAGCATTTCCTTTTTCAAGAAATTCATAGAATCTATATCCTTAAATTTGCCTATAAATTTTAAACAGTTATCTACAGATTTAACAATGATTCCACTGCCTTTCGTTACTTCCACAATATCCATATCATTTAAAAGAATCATTGCCCTTCTGATAGTTTCAGGAGAGACATTATAGTGGCTTGCAAGGGAGGATCTGCCATAGAGTTTATCACCTATAGAAAAATCCCCAGCTACTATTCTATTCGCTATATCTATTGCTATTTTTTGATACACAGGTTTCATAACATATTGTGATGACATTTTAGATTTACTTTAAGACCGTCTAATCCTAAAGCAATTCCCCCTTTCAAATACATTCTTTAAGCCATTAATTAGTATAGATTATTCTTAGCTGTATGTAAATAATAATTTAACTAATTTATAAATAAAAATTACTGCTGCACAACATTCATAATAAAAATAAGTATAAATAAAAAAACAAAATATAATTAGTTATTAATGACAACAAACAACTTTTATTGTATAATGAAGTTGTTGATATTGTTAAATACTAATTTATATCAAGAGAAGAACTTATCCAGGCGCATTAGCTAATTACCGCGTTCGGATAAATTAAACTTTATAAAAATAAAAAGGAGGTAACTAACATGATTAAAGTAGGATTAATAGGTTTAGGTAAAACAGGACACCATATAGCCCGAGGAATTTCAGAACAAAACAATATGAAAATCGTAGCAGCAATATGCAGCCCTAAAAGTACAAAAAAAGGTATGAACTTAGGAGAATTACTTGGAACTCATAAAACAGAAATAAAAATAAGCACTTCTGATGAGCTTCAATCCATTATTTTTAAAACTAAGCCAGATGTAATTGTAGACTTCTCAAAGCCTTCATCTACTATGGAAAATGCTTTGACAATCTCCAAGATGAAAGTAAACTTAGTAATAGGTACTACGGGTTTTACTAAAGATGATATCAGTAAATTTCAAGATATGGCTTATAGATTTAATAACGGCATAGTGTACGCTCCAAATATTACTTTAGGAGTCAATGTAGTAATGCTTTTAAGCAATATTGCTGCAAACATATTAAACAAATATGATTTTCAAATTACAGAAATTCACCATAAAAATAAAAAAGACGCACCCTCTGGTACTGCTTTAAAAATATCTTCTGAAATAGAAAATGGACTTGAATCCGCGGGAATATATAACAAAAACATACCTATAAATTTTGTACGTGCTGGTGGTGTAGTTGGAAAACATCATGTTCTCATAGTAGGGGATAATGATAAAATAGAAATAAGCCATGAATCCTTTTCAAGAAAAGCTTTCGCCGAAGGAGCCATCAATGCAGTAAACTATATCTATAAAAAATCTGGATATTATGAAATGAAAAATATACTAGATCTTAAAAGAATACTTTATAAATATATTGATACCATGGATAGCGCTTTATGTTAGCATAAAATCAGTTTTTTATAACTTTCAAATATTTTACCTATTAACAATTTCACATAATAATATAAATTCATTTCTTACATTATAATTTCACCATAAAAAATCAAAAATTTAGAGGCTTATCATAATTATGATAAGCCTCTAAATTTGCAGAAAATTCTTGATTATATATTCTCTCATGCAGAATATATTGGTAATTTAATCATTTGAGCTGCTTATATCAAAAAGGTTTTCAATAACTTTTATCCATATGTGATTATTTCTATTAAATAAATCGTCCAACGGACTTCCTCTTTGTATAATAAATTTTTGCTCACCTGTAACTTGCCCATCATACATGGAAACCACATTCATACCGTTTAGATAAATATTACGTGCATTACCATAAGTTATCTGTTTTGTCTCAAATCTGTCCAAA
This window of the Clostridium kluyveri DSM 555 genome carries:
- a CDS encoding 2'-5' RNA ligase family protein is translated as MERYVIVCTVGGGALKFHEKLTNDVCYKFNKKRTKLPAHFTIKAPFETNKIEDITNILNKFSKSNYKSPIKIEGYGAFREDVVYMDIKMSSQAKKVHDSFIDELEKVPWVKFKHNEGKNKVFHCTIVSKRIKDRFKEIWDYVNNYPCDFNEYFDNISLYMWKSNTWVLVKRYELI
- a CDS encoding 3-hydroxyacyl-CoA dehydrogenase family protein is translated as MDIKNVAVLGTGTMGNGIVQLCAESGLNVNMFGRTDASLERGFTSIKTSLKNLEEKGKIKTNISKEILKRIKGVKTIEEAVEGVDFVIECIAEDLELKQEVFSKLDEICAPEVILASNTSGLSPTDIAINTKHPERVVIAHFWNPPQFIPLVEVVPGKHTDSKTVDITMDWIEHIGKKGVKMRKECLGFIGNRLQLALLREALYIVEQGFATAEEVDKAIEYGHGRRLPVTGPICSADLGGLDIFNNISSYLFKDLCNDTEPSKLLKSKVDGGNLGSKTGKGFYNWTPEFLQKKQNERIQLLMDFLEKDKNDKSIERNI
- a CDS encoding glycine betaine ABC transporter substrate-binding protein; the encoded protein is MNTINNFFQFVIDRKLQIYNLFIEHIELTLFAVLISVIIGIPLGMFIIRNRKLSTGVIGVANVIQSIPSLALLGFLIPVLGIGSKPAIAMVVLYSLLPIIKNTFTGLTNIDGSIIEAAEGLGLTKSQILIKVRLPLAMPVIMSGIRISAVTAVGLMTIAAFVGAGGLGYLVFSGVQTVNNNMILAGAIPACFLAIFFDFIIGKIEDIVTPKGIKVSHKKSKKKTNKNITKILKNKKPILTVVALLILGIIAFMTYSGLTKKTIVVGSKNFNEQIVLGNMVSSLIEYNTDYKVDRKLNLGGSSVVFSAMKSGNIDLYVEYTGTGLVNIMKRESISDADRVYDIVEDYFKKNYGMQWLKPLGFNNTYVLAMKKELSNQYNINTISDLTKISNSINLGCTMEFANRDDGYPGLQKLYGLNFKTVKGLDGGLRYSSLENDETQITDAFSTDGLLKKFDLKLLKDDKNFFPPYYAVPLVREDVLEKYPEIKPILLSLEGKITDEDMREMNYRADNGEDPKVIAEDFLKEKGLIK
- a CDS encoding betaine/proline/choline family ABC transporter ATP-binding protein (Members of the family are the ATP-binding subunit of ABC transporters for substrates such as betaine, L-proline or other amino acids, choline, carnitine, etc. The substrate specificity is best determined from the substrate-binding subunit, rather than this subunit, as it interacts with the permease subunit and not with substrate directly.) produces the protein MIEFKNVSKTINNKSIINNISLNVDRGELVTFIGPSGCGKTTTLKMINKLITPSSGEIFINRNKIEEEDTIKLRRNIGYVIQQTGLFPHMTVAENISLIPNIEKMDNKKIQERMEELLTLVGMSPKDYMNKYPNELSGGQQQRVGIVRALVMNPDIILMDEPFNALDPITRGQLQDEIFNIQQNFKKTIVFVTHDMDEALKLADRICIMGKGTVLQFDTPEEILKNPANDFVREFIGENRIWNQPELIKAKDIMIKNPIKSSGERTVVQALEIMKSNHVDSLLVVNENNNLIGLVTLKKIRLNMDKNKRLKDIMETEVITVSFEDSIVSALEKMEYNKMGYIPVIDDKLTLVGLITRSSLLSVMSNQFINKDVDI
- a CDS encoding GntR family transcriptional regulator; the protein is MSSQYVMKPVYQKIAIDIANRIVAGDFSIGDKLYGRSSLASHYNVSPETIRRAMILLNDMDIVEVTKGSGIIVKSVDNCLKFIGKFKDIDSMNFLKKEMLDLLDEKNILEKKIEGVLNELIDYSNRFTSTNSFIPFEFKIYKGFDIIGKTISECRFWQNTFATIIGIRRRGKLILSPGPYAVFEEDDVFIAIGDEASYYRIKKFIC
- the dapB gene encoding 4-hydroxy-tetrahydrodipicolinate reductase, giving the protein MIKVGLIGLGKTGHHIARGISEQNNMKIVAAICSPKSTKKGMNLGELLGTHKTEIKISTSDELQSIIFKTKPDVIVDFSKPSSTMENALTISKMKVNLVIGTTGFTKDDISKFQDMAYRFNNGIVYAPNITLGVNVVMLLSNIAANILNKYDFQITEIHHKNKKDAPSGTALKISSEIENGLESAGIYNKNIPINFVRAGGVVGKHHVLIVGDNDKIEISHESFSRKAFAEGAINAVNYIYKKSGYYEMKNILDLKRILYKYIDTMDSALC